In Desulfobulbaceae bacterium, a genomic segment contains:
- a CDS encoding nucleoside deaminase — MVMAYAEAKAAGLRDEVPVGAVLVDTAGRILARNGNRTIELSDPSAHAEMLVLRAGGAVRGNYRLEGATLFVTLEPCLMCMGAMIHARLARLVFATLDPKTGAAVSLYQVGRDGRLNHQLAVNQGPMADECGTLLRDFFKMRREKTSLR, encoded by the coding sequence ATGGTTATGGCTTATGCTGAGGCTAAAGCAGCTGGCCTTCGAGATGAGGTGCCGGTTGGTGCGGTATTGGTGGATACCGCAGGCAGGATTTTAGCCAGAAACGGAAATCGTACCATTGAACTCTCTGATCCAAGCGCTCATGCCGAAATGCTGGTTTTGCGGGCGGGCGGAGCAGTAAGAGGGAATTATCGCCTGGAGGGTGCGACCCTCTTTGTCACATTGGAACCGTGTCTGATGTGCATGGGGGCCATGATTCACGCTCGTTTGGCCCGTCTTGTTTTTGCAACCCTGGATCCCAAGACCGGGGCTGCTGTGAGTCTTTATCAGGTCGGACGAGATGGCCGCTTGAATCATCAGCTTGCTGTTAATCAAGGACCAATGGCCGATGAGTGTGGGACTCTGCTTCGGGATTTCTTTAAGATGAGGCGGGAAAAGACCTCTCTCAGGTGA
- a CDS encoding pyrimidine/purine nucleoside phosphorylase has product MSEFTNVSVVREANIYFDGKVTSRTIVFGDGSKKTLGVMLPGEYEFNTGDKETMEIMSGEMDIMLPGETAWRTIRGGESFEVPAQAKFGLRVKAISDYCCSFIK; this is encoded by the coding sequence ATGAGTGAATTTACGAATGTTTCGGTCGTAAGAGAGGCTAATATCTATTTTGATGGTAAAGTTACCAGTCGAACCATTGTCTTTGGCGATGGGAGTAAAAAGACATTGGGGGTGATGCTGCCAGGGGAGTACGAATTTAATACTGGTGATAAAGAGACTATGGAGATCATGAGCGGCGAAATGGATATCATGCTTCCTGGAGAGACGGCATGGCGGACTATTCGCGGCGGGGAATCGTTTGAGGTGCCGGCTCAGGCAAAGTTTGGCCTCAGGGTTAAGGCCATTTCAGACTATTGCTGTTCGTTCATCAAATAG
- a CDS encoding PAS domain S-box protein yields the protein MNQLPLVASHIDWRTVFDAMKDPAMILDLEYRIVVANASMEQMAGLAQEQLVGRHCYEVFYGVNEPPEGCPYSLLIRSHTDLPVSLVMECQDKMFSVAVTALHDSEGRGIGTLNVAKEITEQKMVEAILRRSLRVQRMVTHCNQALVRIEDENELLATICQIMVDQGGYRLAWIGYGLDDENSTVLPKASAGYEEGYIDTLKLTWADTERGRGPTGSAIRTGRPVICRDIGLDPNFSIWRAEAQQRDFSASIALPLPLRSGRGALNLYAAESSAFDEQEVHLLKQLADDLAYGISVIRNQESYRHTVRALRDSEKKYRSLIANAYDAIILVDAESGFVLEANAAAERLLGRSQAEIVGMHRNEFCPGVDSELCQKILTCQPQGLHNLPEDMYVVRGEGRLIPVQVSASVVTVGSKKVIQGIFRDIGQKKQAEERLSRAQKMESLGALAGGIAHDFNNILSPILGYAELCLSMVDPSDKLHAFMGEILAATHRAKDLVRQIQTFSRKGEQESHPLLIQTIVKEALKFLRSSLPATIELHVDLDVAGGYVLCDPAQIHQMIMALCTNAYQAMLAKGGDLTVILRRVMVGGEHQVVPGLSPGSYLCLTVQDTGIGIAGHDISRIFEPYFSTKGPGEGTGMGLAVVDGIVRQCGGVVEVESQLGQGTTFRVYLPEIVDKVVPTEEDAVIGLSTGNQHILLVDDEPVVVTTMERMLTTLGYQVTSASDGLAALDIFQSQPDVFALVLTDQTMPRMSGIDLARGVLSLRPGLPVIILSGYEYLNSEDELATSGIKAFLRKPVGLAELARTLTRILTGD from the coding sequence ATGAACCAGCTTCCTCTTGTTGCATCTCATATTGATTGGAGAACCGTTTTCGATGCCATGAAGGATCCGGCAATGATCCTGGATCTTGAGTATAGGATCGTAGTTGCCAATGCTTCAATGGAGCAGATGGCTGGTCTTGCCCAGGAGCAGTTGGTCGGTCGTCATTGTTATGAGGTTTTTTATGGGGTCAATGAGCCTCCGGAAGGGTGTCCGTATTCTCTTCTGATCAGGTCTCACACAGATCTTCCCGTGAGTCTGGTGATGGAGTGCCAGGATAAGATGTTTTCGGTTGCCGTGACCGCTCTTCATGACTCTGAAGGCAGGGGCATCGGCACCTTGAATGTGGCTAAGGAGATTACTGAGCAGAAGATGGTCGAGGCTATTCTGCGGCGGAGTCTCAGGGTTCAGCGGATGGTTACTCATTGCAATCAGGCTTTGGTGCGTATTGAGGATGAAAACGAGTTGCTTGCCACTATCTGCCAGATCATGGTTGATCAGGGTGGTTATCGCTTAGCCTGGATAGGCTATGGTTTGGATGATGAAAATAGTACTGTCTTGCCTAAGGCTTCAGCTGGTTATGAGGAAGGATATATTGATACTTTGAAGCTGACGTGGGCAGATACGGAGCGTGGCCGCGGTCCAACCGGGAGCGCTATTCGTACTGGCCGGCCTGTGATCTGTCGGGATATCGGTTTGGATCCTAACTTCTCGATCTGGCGGGCCGAGGCGCAACAACGAGATTTTTCTGCCTCTATCGCCCTTCCTTTGCCCCTACGAAGTGGACGGGGCGCCCTTAATTTGTATGCTGCCGAAAGTTCTGCATTTGACGAGCAAGAAGTTCATCTCCTTAAGCAGCTTGCCGATGATCTGGCTTATGGGATAAGCGTTATCCGAAATCAGGAGTCGTATCGGCATACAGTCAGGGCCTTGCGGGATTCAGAGAAAAAGTATCGGAGCCTGATTGCAAACGCCTATGATGCCATTATCCTGGTCGATGCCGAGAGTGGGTTCGTTCTTGAGGCCAATGCTGCGGCCGAGCGTTTACTCGGGCGATCACAGGCAGAAATTGTAGGGATGCACCGAAACGAATTCTGTCCGGGCGTTGATAGTGAGTTGTGTCAAAAAATTCTGACCTGCCAGCCACAAGGGCTCCATAATCTGCCCGAAGATATGTACGTGGTTCGTGGCGAGGGAAGGCTGATTCCTGTTCAGGTCAGCGCCAGCGTTGTCACTGTTGGATCCAAAAAGGTAATTCAGGGTATTTTTCGTGATATCGGGCAAAAAAAGCAAGCAGAGGAACGACTCAGTCGCGCTCAAAAGATGGAATCCCTGGGCGCTCTTGCCGGCGGTATTGCTCATGACTTCAACAATATCCTTTCTCCTATTCTTGGCTATGCCGAACTCTGCTTGAGTATGGTGGACCCGAGTGACAAACTGCATGCATTCATGGGTGAAATTCTTGCTGCCACTCACCGCGCTAAAGATCTGGTGCGGCAGATCCAGACCTTCAGTCGCAAAGGAGAGCAGGAGAGTCATCCCCTTTTGATCCAGACCATTGTCAAGGAGGCGCTGAAGTTTCTCAGGTCTTCCCTGCCCGCCACTATTGAACTGCACGTCGATCTTGATGTGGCTGGCGGCTATGTCCTCTGTGATCCCGCTCAAATCCACCAGATGATCATGGCCCTGTGCACTAATGCCTATCAGGCCATGTTAGCTAAGGGTGGAGATTTGACGGTTATATTGAGGCGGGTGATGGTCGGCGGTGAGCATCAGGTTGTCCCTGGTTTGTCCCCTGGCAGTTATCTTTGTCTTACTGTACAAGATACCGGGATCGGTATTGCGGGCCACGATATCTCCAGGATTTTTGAACCGTATTTTAGTACCAAGGGACCTGGTGAGGGAACCGGCATGGGGCTTGCTGTGGTTGATGGTATTGTCCGGCAGTGCGGCGGGGTGGTTGAGGTGGAGAGTCAGTTGGGGCAGGGGACGACCTTCCGGGTGTATCTGCCGGAGATTGTGGATAAGGTTGTACCCACTGAGGAAGATGCTGTCATTGGCCTGTCGACCGGTAATCAGCATATCTTGCTTGTTGATGATGAGCCTGTAGTAGTGACAACTATGGAGCGGATGTTGACTACTCTCGGGTACCAAGTGACTTCGGCCAGTGACGGTTTGGCGGCTTTGGATATTTTTCAAAGTCAGCCCGATGTTTTTGCCTTGGTTTTAACTGATCAAACGATGCCGCGGATGTCCGGAATTGACTTGGCTCGGGGAGTTTTGTCTTTGCGGCCTGGATTGCCGGTGATAATTCTTTCCGGCTATGAATATTTAAACTCGGAGGATGAGCTGGCCACCTCTGGTATCAAGGCCTTCCTGCGTAAGCCTGTCGGTCTGGCGGAACTGGCAAGAACTCTGACCCGGATTTTGACCGGGGATTGA
- a CDS encoding FAD-binding protein, with the protein MEQNIIDVVIVGAGPAGLQAAVHAARKKASVVVFGKGAGSSISGAHVENYLCVGGVTDGAEMLAVGRDQARRFGAEVREEDVLRIELEEEGGLFNIHTETSKLRARTVILSTGTARKKLKVPGEKELAGRGVSYCVDCDANFFRNAPVAVVGNGSAAVDGALTLLGYTPEVYLVSQKLDISSELEKKLKSSAVRRFDGVWVEKIQGESAVESVLLSDDRTLAVEGVFIELGAKGAIELAINLGVLLDTDTMTHIDTNKRQETNITGIYAAGDIAGQPYQMAKAVGEGCVAGWEAANYANHLKRHSAA; encoded by the coding sequence ATGGAGCAGAATATTATTGATGTGGTGATTGTCGGCGCAGGTCCTGCGGGATTACAGGCAGCTGTTCACGCTGCACGGAAGAAGGCCTCGGTGGTTGTTTTTGGTAAAGGCGCAGGGAGCAGTATCAGCGGCGCTCATGTTGAGAATTACCTTTGTGTGGGTGGTGTGACTGATGGTGCAGAGATGTTGGCCGTCGGCAGAGATCAGGCCCGGCGCTTTGGAGCGGAGGTCAGGGAGGAGGATGTGCTCCGGATCGAGCTTGAGGAGGAAGGTGGATTGTTCAATATTCACACTGAGACATCGAAGCTACGAGCGCGCACTGTCATTCTTTCAACCGGCACGGCCCGTAAGAAGCTGAAAGTTCCCGGAGAGAAGGAGTTGGCCGGGAGGGGGGTGAGTTATTGTGTCGATTGTGATGCCAACTTCTTTCGTAATGCACCCGTTGCTGTGGTAGGCAATGGCAGCGCTGCCGTTGATGGCGCGCTGACGCTATTAGGGTATACCCCGGAGGTTTACCTCGTGAGTCAGAAACTTGATATCTCATCGGAACTTGAAAAGAAGCTTAAGTCGAGCGCAGTTCGCCGTTTCGACGGAGTCTGGGTGGAGAAGATCCAGGGCGAGAGCGCTGTGGAATCGGTGCTCCTGTCTGATGATCGCACGCTGGCTGTCGAAGGAGTTTTTATCGAACTGGGGGCCAAAGGGGCAATCGAGTTGGCTATTAATCTGGGGGTGCTCTTAGATACTGACACCATGACTCATATCGATACCAATAAGAGGCAGGAAACTAATATCACAGGTATTTATGCTGCCGGGGATATTGCCGGCCAGCCCTACCAGATGGCGAAGGCTGTGGGCGAAGGTTGTGTGGCGGGATGGGAGGCTGCCAATTACGCCAATCATCTTAAGCGTCATTCTGCAGCATAG
- a CDS encoding efflux RND transporter periplasmic adaptor subunit, whose protein sequence is MSKTKKIIVFIVALISIILLWEFLKPTPDPSETQNKEVRTAIARIWPLKVVVDATGRVVPEREVEIKCKASGEVITLPVEVSQEVKMGDLLVQLDPADEKRAVQRGKAAVTGSRAKVAQARFNLAIAERDYVSEQSRAQSSEKAAIAKAKEAEAKLARLTQLFDKKMASAEELDVARSVHAVSQAEWQSAIARVQDLESKKAQVNSRRQEITMAEAAAESDQLTLSDAEQRLADTTIVAPIDGVVSSRNVQVGQIIASGINNIGGGTAVLTLADLTRIYVLVSVDESDIGRVATGQPARITVDAYPEQVFKGEVVLVATKGINVSNVVTFEVKVEVSGDNRTLLKPEMTANVSIVTKNKLDSLLVPVTALERKKGLSWLTVLDKDGASNRRLVTIGDSNSEFVEILKGVEVGEKVVLSPENGQSRWRSDKKEDSTKKAPSARDDMRKMRLMGGSHNK, encoded by the coding sequence ATGAGCAAGACAAAAAAGATCATTGTTTTTATCGTGGCGCTTATCTCGATAATATTGTTATGGGAATTTTTAAAGCCGACCCCTGACCCTTCTGAAACACAGAACAAGGAAGTGCGGACTGCCATCGCTCGTATCTGGCCGCTTAAAGTAGTTGTTGATGCTACCGGCCGGGTGGTGCCCGAGCGGGAGGTGGAGATCAAGTGCAAGGCCAGCGGTGAGGTTATTACACTGCCCGTGGAGGTGAGTCAGGAGGTGAAGATGGGAGACCTTCTGGTGCAGCTTGACCCTGCCGATGAGAAGAGGGCGGTCCAGCGGGGCAAGGCCGCCGTGACTGGTTCGCGGGCTAAGGTCGCTCAGGCCAGGTTTAATCTGGCGATTGCTGAGCGTGATTACGTCAGTGAACAATCCCGGGCTCAGTCCAGTGAAAAAGCGGCAATAGCCAAGGCCAAAGAGGCTGAGGCTAAGCTTGCCCGTTTAACGCAGTTGTTTGATAAGAAAATGGCCAGCGCCGAAGAACTTGATGTTGCCAGGAGTGTGCATGCTGTTTCTCAGGCAGAGTGGCAGAGTGCGATAGCCAGGGTGCAAGATCTAGAGAGTAAGAAGGCGCAGGTCAACTCCCGGCGTCAGGAGATCACCATGGCCGAAGCCGCAGCCGAGTCTGATCAGTTAACCCTGTCAGATGCTGAGCAACGGCTCGCCGATACCACAATCGTGGCTCCCATTGACGGTGTGGTCTCTAGCCGGAACGTTCAGGTGGGTCAGATCATCGCGTCAGGCATCAATAATATCGGCGGCGGCACCGCAGTGCTAACCCTCGCCGACCTCACCCGCATCTATGTCCTGGTGTCAGTGGATGAGAGTGATATTGGCCGGGTGGCAACCGGTCAACCAGCCAGAATTACAGTGGATGCCTATCCTGAGCAGGTGTTTAAGGGGGAGGTGGTGCTGGTGGCAACCAAGGGTATCAATGTCTCAAATGTGGTGACCTTTGAAGTCAAGGTTGAGGTGAGCGGTGATAACCGTACTCTCCTGAAGCCGGAGATGACTGCTAATGTCAGCATCGTTACCAAGAATAAGCTGGACAGCCTCCTGGTGCCGGTGACCGCCTTGGAGCGGAAGAAGGGTTTAAGTTGGCTGACGGTGTTGGATAAAGATGGCGCTAGCAACCGGCGGTTAGTGACAATTGGCGACAGCAACAGTGAGTTTGTTGAAATTCTGAAGGGGGTTGAGGTCGGTGAAAAGGTGGTCTTGTCCCCGGAGAACGGCCAGAGCCGTTGGCGGTCTGACAAAAAGGAAGACTCGACCAAGAAAGCTCCTTCGGCCAGGGATGATATGCGGAAGATGCGTCTTATGGGAGGCAGTCACAATAAATGA